A window of the Sabethes cyaneus chromosome 1, idSabCyanKW18_F2, whole genome shotgun sequence genome harbors these coding sequences:
- the LOC128746233 gene encoding syntaxin-3-like: protein MTKDRLSELLEKSAYKDFEYKFVQEHEFWTLYNQERILEDLDRFSDIAGWIRRLQLNVLEVEVNIFSEGFSKAESKLRENADLCYQIYTAVKHMQTELQNQQWREEEEVVSRVRSVQFERIKEAYLKAYWKYQAVVRRFEESIDKNGFILYSNEDYEDLQEYIPTKHLLQQETTSVVSQETVDEARNTLNALENRHHDLQLLEQSLVQMRDLFVLFSTLVMEHGSLLNLIEGNVQTASDHVAVAVQELGAAREYQWKTTGQSCFCFKRMGFLLVVLAVLTVIVIILVVKKLVL from the exons ATGACCAAGGATCGGCTTAGTGAGCTGTTAGAG AAAAGTGCCTACAAAGATTTTGAGTATAAATTTGTGCAGGAACATGAGTTCTGGACATTGTATAACCAGGAACGCATTTTGGAGGATCTGGACCGG TTTTCAGATATCGCTGGTTGGATTCGAAGATTGCAGCTAAATGTGCTGGAGGTTGAGGTGAATATTTTTTCTGAGGGGTTTTCGAAAGCCGAGAGTAAATTGAGAGAAAATGCTGACCTCTGCTATCAGATTTACACGGCTGTGAAACATATGCAGACGGAGCTGCAGAATCAACAATGGCGCGAGGAGGAAGAAGTCGTTAGCCGTGTACGATCGGTGCAGTTTGAGCGGATTAAGGAAGCTTATCTAAAGGCGTACTGGAAGTACCAGGCTGTAGTACGGCGATTTGAGGAATCGATAGACAAAAATGGTTTTATTT TGTATTCAAATGAAGACTACGAAGATCTACAAGAATATATCCCCACCAAACATCTTCTTCAGCAGGAAACAACGTCGGTTGTGTCACAGGAAACTGTAGATGAAGCTCGAAACACCTTGAATGCTCTAGAGAATCGTCATCATGATCTGCAACTTTTGGAACAATCACTGGTGCAAATGCGAGATCTGTTCGTTCTGTTTTCAACTCTGGTGATGGAGCATGGTAGTCTTTTGAATCTGATTGAAGGAAACGTGCAGACAGCGTCCGATCATGTTGCGGTCGCTGTGCAGGAATTGGGAGCCGCTCGAGAATACCAGTGGAAAACCACCGGTCAAAGCTGTTTCTGTTTCAAAAGGATGGGCTTTCTGCTGGTGGTATTGGCGGTTCTGACGGTGATTGTAATCATATTGGTTGTCAAAAAACTTGTACTGTAA